Proteins from a genomic interval of Oxyura jamaicensis isolate SHBP4307 breed ruddy duck chromosome 10, BPBGC_Ojam_1.0, whole genome shotgun sequence:
- the AAGAB gene encoding alpha- and gamma-adaptin-binding protein p34: protein MAAAGPLALVTSCARGFAAQELVKRITGRDDLTVGATTSGGVHFYPWTIDNKYYSADIHLCVVPSTFLVTGEIAESVQAFVVYFDSSIKSGLDSVSEWLPLTEEWLPEVMILVCNRVSENGVNRQKAQEWCIKHGFELVELSPEELPDEDDDFPESTGVKRIVQALNANVWSNVVMKTDRTQGFGLLSTLAGANCSIGSEENQDTESNPSAADREESHLDNREDAASTNNLQIDNHVDPMLDMDIQELANLTTREGDLENFERLFSKLKEMKEKAATLPHEQRKLHAEKVAKAFWMAIGGDRDEIEGLSSDEEN from the exons atggcggcggcggggcccctGGCGCTGGTGACCAGCTGCGCCCGCGGCTTCGCGGCCCAGGAGCTCGTCAAAC GTATCACAGGAAGAGACGACCTTACTGTGGGTGCTACTACAAGTGGAGGAGTGCATTTTTACCCTTGGACAATAGACAATAAATACTACTCTGCGGATATTCACCTCTGTGTAGTACCAAGCACATTTCTTGTTACTGGAGAAATTGCTGAATCTGTGCAAGCATTTGTGGTGTACTTTGACAGCTCAATA aAATCTGGACTTGATAGTGTCTCTGAATGGCTTCCTCTGACAGAAGAGTGGCTACCAGAAGTCATGATCCTGGTCTGTAACAGGGTATCTGAAAACG GTGTTAACAGACAGAAAGCTCAGGAAtggtgcatcaagcatggctTTGAACTGGTGGAACTTAGCCCCGAGGAACTGCCAGATGAAGATG ATGACTTTCCGGAGTCCACAGGAGTCAAGCGAATTGTGCAAGCCCTGAATGCCAATGTGTGGTCGAACGTAGTCATGAAGACTG ACAGGACCCAGGGTTTTGGCCTTCTCAGTACATTAGCAGGGGCGAACTGTAGCATTGGATCAGAGGAGAACCAAGATACAGAA TCCAATCcctcagcagcagacagagaAGAATCCCATTTAGACAACAGAGAAGATGCAGCTAGCACAAACAACCTGCAGATTGACAACCACGTAG ATCCCATGTTAGATATGGACATTCAAGAGCTGGCCAACCTAACCACGAGAGAAGGTGACCTGGAGAACTTTGAAAGGCTATTTTCAaagttgaaagaaatgaaag aaaaagcTGCAACGTTGCCTCATGAACAAAGAAAACTACATGCCGAAAAG GTGGCCAAAGCGTTCTGGATGGCGATTGGAGGAGACAGAGATGAAATTGAAGGTCTCTCCTCAGACGAAGAAAACTAA